A part of Kitasatospora acidiphila genomic DNA contains:
- a CDS encoding DUF2254 domain-containing protein — protein MISRVHLESQWRREALRTNLWLVPILEVVLAAALFFVTWWLDRAAYRGSLTLPPWVISGTADAARQILAAIAASLITVVGVVFSIMIVTLTLASTQFGPRMLRVFIRDRTTQLTLGTFVATFVYAMLALISIGPASHGDFVPHLSITVCMVLVLADLAVLIYFIHHIAVSIQLPQVIAGIAAELSQAIEAGAGEPEWAGSVTRGPSADELNARLDAAGAPVPAPASGYLQFVRHRSLVRIAQELDAVIRLDHRPGHFLVQGHQLATVWPAEAAPALARSFARAHLTGPSRTLAQDMAFAVDQLVEIAIRALSTAVNDTFTALTCVDWLGEGLCRIAVQWQPNPVHRDDDGRIRVIAQPVSYERLVERSFEKIRQAAVGMPAVLIRQLDALAEIMHATVAAEQRPVLLDQAEMIDRLNTDSVTEPADREAVHRHYLMVLAVHDELG, from the coding sequence ATGATCAGCCGGGTGCACCTGGAGTCGCAGTGGCGCCGGGAGGCGCTGCGGACCAACCTGTGGCTGGTGCCGATCCTGGAGGTGGTGCTCGCCGCCGCGCTGTTCTTCGTCACCTGGTGGCTGGACCGCGCCGCCTACCGTGGTTCGCTGACCCTGCCGCCGTGGGTGATCAGCGGCACCGCCGACGCGGCCCGGCAGATCCTGGCGGCCATCGCCGCCTCGCTGATCACCGTGGTGGGCGTGGTCTTCTCGATCATGATCGTGACGCTCACCCTGGCGTCCACCCAGTTCGGGCCGCGGATGCTGCGCGTCTTCATCCGGGACCGCACCACCCAGCTGACCCTGGGCACCTTCGTGGCCACCTTCGTCTACGCGATGCTGGCGCTGATCTCGATCGGGCCGGCCTCGCACGGCGACTTCGTGCCGCACCTGTCGATCACGGTCTGCATGGTGCTGGTGCTGGCCGACCTGGCGGTGCTGATCTACTTCATCCACCACATCGCGGTCTCCATCCAGCTGCCCCAGGTGATCGCCGGCATCGCGGCGGAGCTCTCCCAGGCCATCGAGGCGGGCGCCGGGGAGCCGGAGTGGGCCGGCTCGGTGACCCGCGGGCCGTCGGCGGACGAGCTGAACGCGCGGCTGGACGCGGCCGGCGCCCCGGTCCCGGCGCCGGCCAGCGGCTATCTGCAGTTCGTCCGGCACCGCAGCCTGGTGCGGATCGCCCAGGAGCTGGACGCGGTGATCCGGCTGGACCACCGCCCCGGCCACTTCCTGGTGCAGGGGCACCAGCTGGCCACCGTCTGGCCCGCCGAGGCCGCCCCCGCGCTGGCCCGCAGCTTCGCCCGGGCGCACCTCACCGGTCCCTCGCGCACCCTGGCCCAGGACATGGCCTTCGCCGTCGACCAGTTGGTGGAGATCGCGATCCGCGCCCTCTCCACCGCCGTCAACGACACCTTCACCGCGCTCACCTGCGTCGACTGGCTGGGTGAGGGGCTGTGCCGGATCGCCGTCCAGTGGCAGCCCAACCCGGTGCACCGGGACGACGACGGACGGATCCGGGTGATCGCCCAACCGGTGAGCTACGAACGGCTGGTGGAGCGCTCCTTCGAGAAGATCCGGCAGGCCGCGGTCGGGATGCCGGCCGTGCTGATCCGCCAGCTGGACGCGCTGGCCGAGATCATGCACGCGACCGTGGCCGCCGAGCAGCGCCCGGTGCTGCTCGACCAGGCCGAGATGATCGACCGCCTGAACACCGACTCGGTCACCGAACCGGCCGACCGCGAGGCCGTGCACCGCCACTACCTGATGGTGCTGGCGGTGCACGACGAGCTCGGCTGA
- a CDS encoding MarR family winged helix-turn-helix transcriptional regulator, with the protein MTEDLVDDSWLRLDNQICFALHAASRAFNALYRDVLSELGLTYPQYLVMLVLWEHGELGVKQIGEQLRLDSGTLSPLLKRLEANGLVRRERSAVDERSVTVRPTATGAALREQAARLPGRIAAATGLDVAEVAELRDRINRLTAALDTAELPDSPAACG; encoded by the coding sequence ATGACCGAGGACCTGGTGGACGACAGCTGGCTGCGCCTGGACAACCAGATCTGCTTCGCCCTGCACGCCGCCTCCCGCGCCTTCAACGCGCTCTACCGCGACGTCCTCTCCGAGCTCGGCCTGACCTACCCGCAGTACCTGGTGATGCTGGTTCTCTGGGAGCACGGCGAGCTGGGCGTCAAGCAGATCGGCGAGCAGCTGCGGCTGGACTCCGGCACGCTGTCGCCGCTGCTCAAGCGGCTGGAGGCGAACGGGCTGGTGCGCCGGGAGCGCAGCGCCGTGGACGAGCGCTCGGTCACCGTGCGGCCCACCGCCACCGGCGCCGCGCTGCGCGAGCAGGCCGCCCGCCTGCCGGGCCGGATCGCCGCCGCCACCGGCCTGGACGTGGCCGAGGTCGCCGAGCTTCGCGACCGGATCAACCGGCTGACCGCCGCCCTGGACACCGCCGAGCTGCCCGACTCCCCCGCCGCCTGCGGCTGA
- a CDS encoding organic hydroperoxide resistance protein translates to MTALYTAVATATHGREGRAVSSDGLLDVQLALPVALGGNGQGTNPEQLFAAGYAACFASALGLVGREAKVDTSEAAVTAEVGIGKDDTGFGLSVVLRVELPDAIDQATGRALVEQAHQVCPYSKATRGNIAVELVIE, encoded by the coding sequence ATGACCGCGCTGTACACCGCCGTCGCCACCGCCACTCACGGCCGTGAGGGCCGCGCCGTCAGCTCGGACGGCCTGCTGGACGTCCAGCTGGCGCTGCCCGTCGCGCTCGGCGGCAACGGCCAGGGCACCAACCCCGAGCAGCTCTTCGCCGCCGGCTACGCCGCCTGCTTCGCCAGCGCCCTCGGCCTGGTCGGCCGGGAGGCCAAGGTGGACACCTCCGAGGCCGCCGTCACCGCGGAGGTCGGCATCGGCAAGGACGACACCGGCTTCGGCCTGTCCGTCGTGCTGCGCGTCGAGCTGCCCGACGCCATCGACCAGGCCACCGGCCGCGCCCTGGTGGAGCAGGCGCACCAGGTCTGCCCGTACTCCAAGGCGACCCGCGGCAACATCGCGGTGGAGCTCGTCATCGAGTAG
- a CDS encoding SAM-dependent methyltransferase has translation MPEQQPPATWQPPGAEAPAPNIARVYDYLLGGKDNFPSDRELGRRIEEMLPEVHLGVRAQRAVLRRVVRHLVAEAGLRQLVDIGSGLPTADNVHQIAQSAAPETRVVYVDNDPIVLSHARALLADNQRTVVVEGDLRKPAELLADPGLRAHIDFEQPVGLLLCGILHYVLDEEEPARLLRELVDALPSGSYVFVHHLLAAGDDPEAAAAEAVLRQGVGRAQFRSLEQVAAFLDGLELVDPGVVTVSEWRPEADTPALSDNPVLRLAAAAVARKP, from the coding sequence GTGCCCGAGCAGCAGCCCCCCGCCACCTGGCAGCCCCCGGGCGCCGAGGCCCCCGCACCCAACATCGCGCGCGTCTACGACTACCTGCTCGGCGGCAAGGACAACTTCCCGTCGGACCGCGAACTGGGCCGGCGGATCGAGGAGATGCTGCCGGAGGTGCACCTCGGGGTGCGGGCGCAGCGGGCAGTGCTGCGGCGGGTGGTGCGGCACCTGGTGGCCGAGGCGGGGCTGCGGCAGCTGGTGGACATCGGCTCCGGCCTGCCGACCGCCGACAACGTGCACCAGATCGCGCAGTCGGCCGCCCCCGAAACCCGGGTGGTGTACGTCGACAACGACCCGATCGTGCTGTCCCACGCGCGGGCGCTGCTGGCCGACAACCAGCGGACCGTCGTGGTCGAGGGCGATCTGCGCAAGCCCGCCGAGCTGCTGGCCGATCCGGGGCTGCGCGCGCACATCGACTTCGAGCAGCCGGTCGGCCTGCTGCTCTGCGGGATCCTGCACTATGTCCTGGATGAGGAGGAACCGGCGCGCCTGCTGCGGGAGTTGGTGGACGCGCTGCCGTCCGGCAGCTACGTCTTCGTGCACCACCTGCTGGCCGCCGGGGACGACCCCGAGGCGGCGGCCGCCGAGGCGGTGCTGCGCCAGGGCGTCGGGCGGGCCCAGTTCCGCTCGCTGGAGCAGGTGGCGGCGTTCCTGGACGGCCTGGAGCTGGTCGACCCCGGCGTGGTCACGGTCTCCGAGTGGCGCCCCGAGGCCGACACCCCCGCGCTGAGCGACAACCCCGTGCTGCGGCTGGCCGCGGCGGCGGTGGCCCGCAAGCCGTAG